AGATGATAAGTTCCGTTTATTGGAAGAATTGGATAAATTCAGTGTTGCCAAGCAAGAGGAAATGAAATTAATTTGTGAACGTAAAGAAAAAGAAATTACCAGTATTTAATCATGTCTATTCTTTTAACCATTATTGGCTTGAGTATTGTCATATTTTTCCATGAATTCGGGCATTTTATTTTTGCCCGCATTTTTGGCGTCAGGGTTGAAGAATTCGGTTTTGGTTATCCGCCCAGAATGTTCGGTTGGATAAAAACTGATAAAAATAAATGGAATTTTAAATTTTTTTGGAATAAAAATATTCCCAAAGAAGCGGACAAAAAAACCATTTATTCTGTTAATTGGATTCCTTTCGGAGGATTTAATAAATTAAAAGGAGAAATGGGTGGCCAGGAGAAAGATGATTGGGGGGCACAAAAGTGGTGGAAAAAGGTTTTAATCGGAGCGGGCGGCGTTTGCATGAATTTTATTTTGGCGATCATTTTATTTTCTTTTTGTTTCTCTGCCGGCATACCGCAGGCAGTCGAGCAAACGACCGGGGGAGGAAAAATTAAGGAAATTATCGGCATCCAAATAAGCATGGTCAGTCCCAATTCGTCTGCTGAAAAAGCCGGTATTAAAATAGGAGATGTGGTTCTTAGTATTGACGGACAAGAAATTAAAACAGTGGAAGGCCTTCAAAACTATATTAAACCGAAAGTCAATCAAACGGTTAAAATAAAAATAAAACGCAATTTGCAAATTATTGAAAAAGAAGTTAATGTTCTGCCGGCCAGTCAAAACTTTCAAGATATAGAAGAATCTTATGGCGTGATCGGCGTGGGATTGGCCAATATTGCCATTGTTTCTTATCCTTGGTATCAATCGATTTATGAAGGTTTTAAAACAACTTTTTTATTGATCGGACAATGGTGTTATTCTCTTTATTTGATTTTTAAAACTTTAATAATCAAGCACCATATGATTGGCCAGTTTGTCGGTCCGGTTGGATTGGCGGCAATGGGTGGAGAAGTAGCCAGGGTTGGTTTTATTTATTTGGTTCAATTTTTAGCCATTATTTCCGTAGCCATAGGCGTCTCGCAGTTTATTCCTATTCCCGGTCTTGACGGTTCACGCATTCTTTTCGCCTTTATAGAAGGAATCAGAAAAAAACCGATTAAACAAGAAACGGAAAATTTTATTTTAACCATTGGTTTTTATTTATTATTAGTTTTGGCTGTTTTGCTTACCTATCAAGATTTAGCGCATTTATTCAGTAAGTTTTTCAAATAATTTTTTATGCGACAAAATAATTTTTTTACTAAAACTTCTAAAACCGATCCCAAAGATGCGGCTACCTTCAGCCATAAATTTTTGGTAAAAGCCGGTTATATCAATCAATTAACCAGCGGCGCTTGGTCTTTATTGCCCTTGGGTTTGCGCGTTTATAAAAAAATTGAGAATATCATTCGCGAAGAAATGAATGCTCTTGGCGCGGAAGAAATTTTAATGCCTTCTCTTCAGCCTAAAGAATTATGGCTTGAAACCGGACGTTGGGATACGATTGATCCGCCTTTATTTAAAGTTAAAGATCGCCATGAAAAATGGCTGGCGCTTGGCTCAACTCATGAAGAAGTGGTTACTGACTTGGCCAGAACTTATATTGAATCTTATAAAGATCTGCCTAAAGCGGTTTATCAAATTCAAAATAAATTTCGCAATGAAATGCGTCCAACCGGCGGATTATTGAGAACCCGGGAATTTATTATGAAAGATTTATACAGTTTTCATAAATCGTCCGAAGATTTGGATGATTTTTACGAAAAAGTGAAACAAGCTTATTTTAAAATATATGATCGCTGCCAACTTAAAGCCGTGGCTGTTGAAGCTTCTTCGGGTTCAATCGGAGGCAGTATTTCAAACGAATTTATGATTTTAGCCGATTCGGGTGAAGATAAAATTTTAGTTTGTCCAAAATGCGGTTGGGGAGCGAATACGGAAATCGGCAAAGACATAACAGAGTGTCCAAAATGTTCAAGCAAGCTTGAAATGAAAAATGCCATTGAAATCAGTCATGTTTTTAAATTAAAAACAGTTTACAGTCAAAAAATGAATTTGAATTTTACGGATAGCGACGGACAAAAAAAATTGGTAATGATGGGTTGCTACGGTATCGGTTTACAAAGATTGATGGCGACGATTATTGAAGCTTCTCATGATCAGAATGGAATTATTTGGCCAGCTTCTGTCAGTCCGTTTGATGTTCATTTAATCGGTTTGGATCTAGACGATAAAAATATAGCCGAACAAGCGGAAAAAATTTATAAAAAACTTTCGGAAAAATATGAAGTTCTTTTTGACGATCGGCAAGATTCCGCTGGCGCTAAATTTAAAGATGCTGATTTAATCGGTATCCCGGTCAGATTGGTTATCAGTAAAAAAACAGGAGATAAAGTGGAATACAAAGAAAGAGACAAAAAAGAATGCCAGCTATTTACATTAGAAGAATTATTAGCTAAACTGAAATAGTATTTTAATATCATTTAAACTAATATGTTTAAAAATTTTTTTGGAATATTTGCCAAAGACATAGGCATTGATTTGGGCACCACCAATTTCCGCGTTTATATTCGCGGCAAGGGCTTAGTGTTCAATGAACCGTCAATTGTCGCCATTAATACCAGGAATGATCAGATTATCGCCATTGGCAGCAATGCTTTAAAAATGGTCGGCAAAGCGCCGGCTCATATTTCAATTGTCAAACCGCTGGATCACGGTATTATTTCTGATTTTGAAGTGACGGAAAAAATGCTTAAATCAATTATTGAAAAAGTTCAAAAAGAAACCTTTACTCTTTTGCCCCGAGCGAGAGTTTTTACCACTATTCCTTTGGATGTAACCGAAGTGGAGAAAAAATCCTTAGAGGATGTTATTCTTCAAGCCGGCGGCAGAGAAGTATTTCTGGTGGAAAGACCGATGGCCGCGGCTATTGGCGCGAGATTGCCGATTCATGACTCAGTAGGCAGTTTAATTGTTGAATTGGGTGGAGGACTTTCGGAAATGGCCTTGATTTCTTTGCACGGAGTTGTTACTTGGAAATCCTTGAAAATCGGCGGCGAGTCATTGAATAAAAATATTATGAATTATGCTCGAGAAAAATTTAATATTCTTTTGGGAGAACATACGACGGAAGAAGTTAAAATAAAAATCGGTTCCGCTTTTGCTCACGCGCCGCAAGAAATGAAAATTAAGGGTAGAGATTTAATAACCGGTTTGCCCAGAGAGATAATCATGACTGACGCCCAGCTTAGAGAGGCGATGATGCCGGTTTTAAAAACTATCGCGGAAAGCATCCATGATACCATTGAAGCCACCCCGCCGGAATTGGTAGCGGATATTTATGAAAGAGGATTGGTCTTGTCAGGTGGCGGAGCGTTGCTTCGGGGCCTGGATAAATTAATTCAAAAAAGAATTAATATTCCGATTTTTGTTACTGACGATCCATCAACTTCCGTGATCCGAGGACTTGGTCTCATTTTGGAAGATTATGAAAATTTAAAAGATGTGATTATTCCTTCGGCAAGAGGATAAAATTATAAAAACAAAAAAACACCCTATTTTGGGGGTGTTTTTTTGTTTTTATAATTTAACTCTTTAATCCTCCAATTTCAGGGAAATTAATTTTGAAACACCGTCAACGCTGATGGTTACGCCGTAAAGAATATTGGCGGCTTCCATAGTTTGTCGATTATGAGTAATAACGATAAATTGTGTAAAGTTGCGAAGTTCATCCAATATCTGAGCGAATCTGTTTGAATTTTGTTCATCCAAGGCGGCATCAGATTCATCGATGACTACGAAAGGAGGTTTATTGATATTGATGATGGCAAAAATCAAAGCCAATGAAGTTAAAGCTCTTTCTCCACCGGACAGTGTTTCCACATTTTTTACTTTTTTTCCGGGCGGGACGGCCAAAATTTCAATTCCATTGATATTTGATTCGGATTTTTCCTCTTCTTCAGGTTCGCTCTCTTTTTTATTTTCGTCTTCAGGATTTATTTTTTGTTCTTCATCTTTTTCTTCCAATTCTTTATCTTCTTCAAAAACTATTTTCGCTTTGCCGCCGCCGAAGAACATTTTGAAATATCTTTCAAATTCTTGATTGATTTTGGAAAAATTTTGGGTAAATTGTTCTTTTATTTTTTTATCCAATTCTTTGATAATTAGATTGAGCGACTTGATACCTTCTTTAAGATCAATGCTTTGAGTGCTTAAGAATTCAAAATGTTCATGCACTTGCGGATATTCTTTGGTGATTTCGGGATCAATTCCGCCGATCAGTTCCAACTGGTGTTTTAAATTTTGTATTTCTTCAAAAGGCATAGTAACTTCCTGATTTACGGCCTCATCGGCGACAGATAAATTTTGAGGATCTATTTTCATTTCATTTTTTATTTCTTCCAAAAGAGTGTCCTTTTTTGTTTCTACGCGGGCCAAATTGATTTGAAATTCATTGATTTTGTGGTTAATAACATTTAATTCTAATTGTTGATCTTGGATTTTTCTCTGCCATTCAAGCAGTTTTGTTCTTTTTTGGCGTTCATTTTCCGTGAAAAGGCCAAGCTCTTGATTAATCTCGCTTAATTTTTTATTTAAATCGCTTATTTGTTGATCCAGCTCATCTTTTTCTTTTTGAATTTTTTCTACTTCATTTTCATTGGGGAGATTAGTAATAAGCTGCGGGCGCTGGAAATATTCAAAAAGATGATTTATTTTTTTGGAAACATCTTGGGCTAGATTTTTTATTTTTTCCAAATCTTCGGTCAATGAAATTTGATTTAAATTTTGCAGGAATTTTTCGTAAAGCGCGCCGATATCTTTCAGCTCGCTGAATATTTTTTCCGGATCGCCGGCAAACTTTGTTTTTTGATGAGTAAGCTGAACCTGTTTTCTTTTTTCTTCTTCAAAATATATTTTAGCTTTCAAGGTTGACTGCTTGTTGAATAATTCGTCTTTAAGTTCCAGAATTTTCTGATAATCTTTTTGCAGATTTTGATACTTATCGTCAGTTTCTTCATAGACCAGATTTTCCGATTCTTTCTGCATTTCTGATAATTTTTTTTCTATGATTTTTTGGCCTTCCGATTCCTGTTTGATTTCTTTATTAATTTCAATAATTTGTTCGTCCAGGCCTTGAAGTATCGATCCGTAATATTTTTTTTGCAAATTTTGCAATTGAGCTTCTATTTCTTGGCGTTTTTCCAATCTTTTAATTTGGCGTGTTAATGATTTCATCCGCGGTTCAATTTCCGCCAAAGCGATTTCTGCTTGTTTCAAATTTTCTTCAGATTTTTCTATTTTTCTCGCCGCTTCGTCTCTTTTAATTTGATATTGCCTGATACCGGTTGCTTCGTCAAAGAATTTTTTTCTTTCCATGGGAGAGGCCTGCAAAACTTGGTCAACCATTCCTTGACTGATAATACTGTAACTTTTTTGTCCAAAATTCGCTCTGGCCAGAAGCATCAAAATATCCTGTAACCGAACTTTGCTTTTGTTGATTAAATATTCTCCTTCGCCGCTTCTGTAAATTCGGCGGGTAATGGTGAATTCTTTATAATCTATTGGCGTCAAGCCGTCTTCATTATTAAAAAAGAGGCTTACTTCAGCCACGTTAAGACGCAATTTTTTATCAGAACCGGAGAAAATCACATCTTCGGATGTTTTTCCGCGTAATGATTTTATGCTTTGTTCGCCCAATGCCCATCTGATTCCGTCGCCGATATTTGATTTTCCGCTGCCATTCGGACCGACAATTGAAGTAATGCTGAATTTATCTCCTTCGGGCGGAGCAAATTCCAAAACCGTCCTTTGAGCAAAGGATTTAAAGCCGATTAATTCTACTCGTTTGAGATACATACCAGGTAGTAGAACTTTGACAGGTATTTTTTACTATCAAAATTCTAAAATTAGTTTGATTATTGTTAAATTTTACTTTTTTATGCCGGTATAACCCTCTAAAATTTAAGTCAAAGTTTCACTACCTGGCATACTCGTTATTTTAGCAGATTTATTTTTTTTGTCTATTAAAAAAGGAGTCATATTTGATTTTTATGACTCCTTTTCTGTTTTTAATTTTATGACCACTCCCTCTTTATGATCTCAATAATTTCTTTATCAGATCTGTCTCCAAAAAGAGAAAACCAGTCCTGTTTGAGAAGATCATTATTTCTGATAAAAAAATTTCTGTTATTCACTCTGAACGCCCTTATTACTTCGTTAGGCGTCCAATTCAGAAAAATTCTGTGCCAAGCTTTATGAACCCAATCAACCACTTCTTTTCGATTGCCTTCTTCGTTTACGCCGCCTCTGGAACGAGGAATTTTATGGTGAGTAGTGGTTCTGCTGTCATGTTTTATTTTAGATTTGATGCGATTTTTGTGTTTAAGATTATGGGGGTATTCTTCAAATCTCCATCCTAAATGTTTTTTCGAGTGTTTGGGGCGTTCACGATTAGGGTGTTTATGGCGTTTCTTGTGCCTATGCTTAAATGGCATTTTCCCTCCCTGTCTGCCGATAGCAGGCTTTTTTTAAACGAACTTTAATTAAGTTTAATTTAGCAAATTTTTTACTTTTTGTCAAATCCTTTTTTCAGGGCATTATGAGCCGCATCAACTTCCGCTTCTTGTTTGCTTTGTCCTTTGCCAATGGCAATCATTTCCGTGTTTAAAAAAACGCCAACCGTAAATATTTTTGCGTGAGCCGGACCGATTTCTTCAATCACTTTGTAGCTAGGCGTAATTTTTAATTTTCCTTGAGCGATTTCCTGTAATTCGCTTTTGGGATCTTTATATAATTGATTTTTAACAATAAAACTCAGTTGAGTTAATAAAACTCGGTAAATGAATTTTTCCGCCACTTCAAATCCTTGGTCTAAATAAATAGCCCCGATAAGGGCTTCAAAGGCGTCGGCTAAAATAATTTCTTTTGATTTTCCCGTGGAACCGGTTTCTCCTTTTGAGAGAAAAAGATAATGGTCAAGTTTTATTTCTGAGGCGACTTTTGACAAAGTTTTGGCGTTAACCAAGCTTGAACGAAAAACCGTCAATTCTCCTTCTGGATTCGGGAAATTATTAAAAAGATATTTTGTCACAATCAGCTCAATTACCGCATCACCCAAAAATTCAAACCTTTCATTATGGGAAACAATGAATCGGGGATGTTCATTTAAAAAAGAGCGATGTATTAAAGATTGAAGAAGCAAATTCTTATTTTTGAATTTAATTTTAATGACTTGTTCAAGGGGTAGCATTCTTTTGATTTCGGGAAGAAAAGGAATTTCTTTGATTTTTTTTTGAATTTTAAACATCATACTATTTGGTTTTATCGGAATTTTTCGGCTTGGTTTCTTTTTCAATGTCTTCAAAAATCGCTCCCAGAACTCCGTTGACGAATTTACTGGAAGTGGCGCCGCCGAAACTTTTGGCAATTTCTATGGCTTCGTTAATCGCCACTTTTGGCGGAATTTCTTTTAAAATCGCCAATTCCAAAATACCCAACCTGAGTATATTTCTGTCAACCAAGGTTATCTGGTCAATCGGCCATTGAGGAGCGTATTTCTGAATATACGAATCAATTTTTTCCAAATTATCCGTGATTTTGGCAATCAAACTTTCGGTAAATTCTTTTCCTTCAAAATTTTCCGGAGCGAATTCTTTTAAATTTCTTTTTGTAATTTCTTCAATACTAACTTTGGTTTTAACGACAGATTTGTTAAAATCCCATTCGGTTAAAGTTTGGAGCGCAATAGTTCTGGCTAAATGTCTTTGAGCCATAAGAAAATTATTTAATTTTTAGGTCCGCCAACTGGCGGAGAAGAAAATTTAGGCGAGACAAAACCATTTATTTCTTACCCTTTTTCGCCTTTGTTTTTTGAGCAATAATTTCTTTCTTATTATAACAGCCGCAAAATGGGCAAATACAATGCGGTTTTATAGATTTTTTACAGGAAGAACATTTGCTGAGATTGTTCTTTTTAAGGCGATATTGATATTGTTTAACTCCTTTTCTGCTTTTAGATCTTTTTCTATTTGGAAGTGCCATAAATTTAAAGATTAGATTAATAATTTAAAATGTAAAATGATTTTACCATATTTTGATTTTTTTGGCAAGGATATTTTGAGGATAGAGTAGAAATGATAGAAAAATATTAGTCCAACATTGAGATACTAAATATAACGGCCGTTACTTTTAGTATCTAAGTGATTTATTGGTTATTGTCGGATTTTTACCTAAACCTTTTCAGCAACAAAGAATTTTATATATTTATTCAAGCCAAAATTTTCTATTAAGACTTTTATTTCCTCTAGAATATCGTATTGAGTTATCCAGACACTCTGTTGAATTTGTTCAAACCCTAATTCTTTTAAATGTCGCCGGAACAAATCTCGTCTAAATCTTGTTTTCTCGGGGATGTCAAAAATTAAGACAAAATATTTCTTTTTTATTTTTTGTTTTGTCTCAATTTTCTTTTTTATTTTTAGCTCTAATAATTTATTCATACCCTTGGCAGTCAAAAAGTATTCATCCTTCTCATTCTTTTTTAAGAGTCCAGAGTGGATAAGATGTTTAATGGCTTTTTTGATACTTTTTTTATCCCATTCGTCAATCAGTTCTTCTGATAATTTTTGGTAATTAAATAGGGTGGGCCGAACTGATGGTGCTAACAAAAGATATTTAGAGAATAGTTTTAGTCCCGATAATTTTTCCAAAAATTGTTCTGTTAAAAATTTTTTAATTTTTTTCATATGATATAAGTATACTAAAAGTAACGGCCGTGTCAAATGATAACCAATGATAATTGGATAATCAGGTGATAATTGGGTATTGACATTTTTCAAAAAATATGATATTTTAATAACAACCAAACAATTGGTTTGGGGATAATAGCACTTTTAAAAATAGGAGGTGTGCGATGAAAAACATCGTGAACCAAAAAATGTCACGAGGCCAAGGCAATGAGATTTTAAATAAACTCGAAGCTGCGGGTCTTGATGGTAAGCTTGCCCAGAAAATTATTGATTCAAAGGGCAATAAACTGGGGAAGGAGATAGTTGATTTGGTCGCTCTCAGTGGTAGCAAAGGAGTATTGGTATCACAGGCATCCTCAGAAGTTAAAGTCAGGGAAACTCAAATAAAGCGTTTACTTGAATGTAATGTTCATAAGGCGCTTAATATGAGTGAAGAAGAATTCAGAAATAGAGTTCCTCTCCCTGAGAACCGCCCCAATGCGTTACTGATTATTGACATACTTGATTGTGAAAAAGGAATGAAATGCGCCAATGGTATAAACCGTCTTAGTCTCGCTGAACTTGAAGATGTGGTTATACTACGAAAATTGGCATTCTATTGGATCTATGAAGTTGAAAACGGAAAAAAGATGTTAGGCAAGAGCCCTGATCAATGCGTTGAGATATTTAAAAAACAAGGACGCAGAGGGCTTACTGCAAGAGAGGGTTGTTTCCTGTTGATTCAGAATCCGTATGTTTTGGAAGATCACTTTATAGATCTTCCCGGCTCTCGCTATGACTCCGGCTTCGTGCCTTGCCTCGACCTCGATGTCGGCAGGCCTGAGCTGGATTCCCGCTATTCCTTCTATTCTTACTCTCGCTATGGTTCGGCTTCTTGCGGGAGTTAGGAAACTCGGTTCTCGGTATTTGGAAACTTGGAAATTAATTATTCCCCCAACACAAAGTGTCGGGGGAATTTATTTTTTTCTAAAATTAAAAAGTTATTAACAGGTTTTCCGCAGGTTATAAACTTACGATATATAGACAGCTATATTATAATAATACATAAGATTTAAATTAAATTATTTTTTTTAAAACAAATGGAAACATTAGATAAAAATCAACTTTGGCAAATAGTATTGGGTGATTTGGAATTGTCAATTTCAAAAGCCAATTTTAAAACTTGGCTTCAGAACACCCGCATTTCTCAAATAGAAGATAATGGAGAAACGGTAATTGTCAGCGTTCCGAATACTTTTACTCAAACTTGGCTGGAAAGAAAATATCATCGCGATATTTTAAAATCTCTTCAAGGAGCCACGGATGATAAAGTGAAAAAAGTTATTTATCGGGTGGAAACATCTCAATCAATAAAACCCAGTCAGCCATTGGCGATAGAATTGGAAGAACTGAAAGAAATCAGCACTCAAAAAGAATCGGAAACAAAAAATGAAACAAACAGCCATGGATTAAATCCAAAATATACTTTTGAAACTTTCATTGTCGGTTCAGGAAATGAATTGGCGAACGCGGCCAGTTTGGCGGCAGCAGGCCAACCGGGCAAAAAATACAATCCGCTTTTTATTTACGGCGGAGTCGGTTTGGGCAAGACTCATCTTTTGCAAGCCATCGGTCATGTTATTTTGAAAAAAAATCCCAAAGTGAAATTTCTTTACACCAATGCCGAAAAATTCACCAATGAATTTATTCAGGCGGTGGGAAACGGATCAATGGATAAGTTCAGAAAAAATTATCGCAATTTGGATATTCTCTTGATAGATGATTTTCAATTTATGGCCGGCAAGGAAAGAACTCAAGAAGAATTTTTTCATACTTTCAATACTTTGTATCAAGACGGCCGTCAAATTGTCATAACTTCCGATCGGCCTCCCAAAGCCATCCCGGCCTTGGAAGACAGATTAACTTCCCGCTTGGAATGGGGATTGATTGCCGATATTAACCCGCCGGACTTGGAAACAAGACTTGCCATTTTAAAAGCAAAATGCCAAGAAAAAAAATATGGCTTAAGCGAAGACGTCCTTCAATATTTGGCGGCTCAAATTCAAAGCAATATTCGTGAACTTGAAGGAGCTTTGAATAAAATCATGGCTTATCATGAGCTTCATAAAATAGAATTGGATTTGCCGACGGTTAAAAATATTTTAGTCAGCTTAACCACTCAGCCCAAAAAGAGTTTTCTCCAACCCAAGCAAATTATTGAAGCAGTGGCCAATTTTTACGGAATCAGAGTTGATGAAGTAACCGGCGATTCCCGCAAAAGAGAGTTGGTTGTTCCTCGCCAAATTTCAATGTTCTTAATGAGAGAAGAAATAGATGCGTCTTTTCCTTTAATCGGCAAGGCATTGGGTAATCGCGATCATACCACAGCCATGCACGCATACAGCAAAATCAAACAAAGCGTTGCTGAAGGCGGAAGAGTCAAACAAGAAATAGATTTAATCAAACAAAGACTTTATAACTAAAAAGCTTTGTTGAAAATTATAGTTAGAAATTTAATCCGCCTTTTGGGCGGATTAAATTTTAGTATTGTCAGGTTTGGAAAACAATGTTAAACTGTAATTAATATGTTTAACTTAGATGATTTATTAAATCAACAAACAAGTTCAAAAAAACCTCAGGTGGCGGAAGAAAATGAAGAAGAAAAACTTAAAGATAAGTTATCAGAAATCAGAATAAAAGAAAAAGAGGAAGAGGCTTCTCAAAAAGCATATCAATCCGGCGTGCCTTATATTAATTTAACCGGATTTCCAATTTCGCCCGAAGCGATAAGTTTGATTTCTTCTCAGGATGCGATGAACTACAAAATTATTTGTTTTTATCGAACCGACAGAGAAGCGAAGATAGCTTCATATCAAGCGGAAGATGAAAATTTGGCCAAATTCAGGGAAAAAATAGAAGGAGCTTTTGATTTAAAAACAGAGCTCTTTTTAGTTTCGGAAAACAGTTTTAATCTGGCTTATAAACTTTACAGTACTTTGCCAAAAATTACTCCTTCCATCAAGGGCGTTAAAATAACCGCCGAAGATATAGAAAATTTTAAATCAAAAATTAAAACCGTTAAAGATTTGAATCACGAAATTCAAAAAGTGAATATTTCCGAGCTGGTCACCTTAGTGGTGGCTTCGGCCATTTCTTCTCGCGCTTCCGATATTCACATTGAGGCGGAAGAACATGATGTAAAAATAAGATTCAGAATTGACGGCGTCTTGATTGACGCGGCGGAAATTGATAAAAAATTATGGGAAAAAATTATTTCCCGCATCAAACTTCTTTCCAGTTTAAAAATCAATATCACTGACCAGCCGCAAGATGGGAGATTTACAATTGATTTGGTTAAAGATAAAGTTGATGTCCGCGTTTCTTGTTTGCCCACGGCCTATGGAGAAAGCGTGGTAATGAGATTGTTGCGTTCATCAGTCGCGGAATTGAGTTTTGAAAATTTGGGATTAAGAGATTCCGCTTTTGAACTTTTAAAAAAAGAAGTGGAAAGACCAAATGGAATGATTGTCACCACCGGTCCGACCGGTTCCGGTAAAACCACCACTCTTTACGCTGTTTTAAATAAATTAAATAATCCGGGAACAAAAATAATCACTTTGGAAGATCCGGTTGAATATCATTTAAAAGGCATAAATCAGAGTCAAATTGACATAACAAAAGATTATACCTTTGCCAAAGGTTTGCGCTCAATTCTGCGCCAAGATCCTGATGTGGTTATGGTAGGCGAAATTAGGGACCTGGAAACAGCGGAAATCGCCATTCAAGCGGCTTTAACCGGGCATCTGGTTATTTCCACCTTGCATACCAATGACGCGGCTGGCGCCATTCCCAGATTTTTCGCTTTGGGAGTCAAACCGTATCTTTTAACTCCGGCCATTAACGCCATTATCGGACAGCGATTGGTCAGAAAAATTTGTCAAAAATGCAGAGAAGAAATAACTTTGGAACCAACGGTCTTGGAAAGAGTGAAAAAGATTTTATCAGAACTGCCTCAAGAAGAAAAAAAGAAAATTAATTTTCCAGAAGATATAAATCAGCCATGGACTCCCAAATTTTATCAAAGCAAAGGATGTCCGGAGTGCCAAGGATTGGGATATTTCGGCCGACTCGGCATTTATGAAATTTTTACCATGAATCCGGCGATTGAAGAAAGTATTTCAAAAGGAGAAATTTCTGAATATAAAATAAAAGAATTGGCTCAAAAACAAGGAATGGTTACTATGGTTCAAGACGGTTTATTAAAGGCCTTGGATGGCATCACTTCTGTTGAAGAAGTGTTCAGGGTTATTGAATAAAATTCCGCGAAATTTACCCTCACTCAACGCTCCAAAACTTTAAAAATTATAACCATTTTGCTTAACGAAAAATTCACAACTCCTCTCCCGACTATAGTGGGATCGTCAAACAGATG
The nucleotide sequence above comes from Patescibacteria group bacterium. Encoded proteins:
- a CDS encoding AAA family ATPase; the encoded protein is MYLKRVELIGFKSFAQRTVLEFAPPEGDKFSITSIVGPNGSGKSNIGDGIRWALGEQSIKSLRGKTSEDVIFSGSDKKLRLNVAEVSLFFNNEDGLTPIDYKEFTITRRIYRSGEGEYLINKSKVRLQDILMLLARANFGQKSYSIISQGMVDQVLQASPMERKKFFDEATGIRQYQIKRDEAARKIEKSEENLKQAEIALAEIEPRMKSLTRQIKRLEKRQEIEAQLQNLQKKYYGSILQGLDEQIIEINKEIKQESEGQKIIEKKLSEMQKESENLVYEETDDKYQNLQKDYQKILELKDELFNKQSTLKAKIYFEEEKRKQVQLTHQKTKFAGDPEKIFSELKDIGALYEKFLQNLNQISLTEDLEKIKNLAQDVSKKINHLFEYFQRPQLITNLPNENEVEKIQKEKDELDQQISDLNKKLSEINQELGLFTENERQKRTKLLEWQRKIQDQQLELNVINHKINEFQINLARVETKKDTLLEEIKNEMKIDPQNLSVADEAVNQEVTMPFEEIQNLKHQLELIGGIDPEITKEYPQVHEHFEFLSTQSIDLKEGIKSLNLIIKELDKKIKEQFTQNFSKINQEFERYFKMFFGGGKAKIVFEEDKELEEKDEEQKINPEDENKKESEPEEEEKSESNINGIEILAVPPGKKVKNVETLSGGERALTSLALIFAIININKPPFVVIDESDAALDEQNSNRFAQILDELRNFTQFIVITHNRQTMEAANILYGVTISVDGVSKLISLKLED
- the rnc gene encoding ribonuclease III, which encodes MMFKIQKKIKEIPFLPEIKRMLPLEQVIKIKFKNKNLLLQSLIHRSFLNEHPRFIVSHNERFEFLGDAVIELIVTKYLFNNFPNPEGELTVFRSSLVNAKTLSKVASEIKLDHYLFLSKGETGSTGKSKEIILADAFEALIGAIYLDQGFEVAEKFIYRVLLTQLSFIVKNQLYKDPKSELQEIAQGKLKITPSYKVIEEIGPAHAKIFTVGVFLNTEMIAIGKGQSKQEAEVDAAHNALKKGFDKK
- the nusB gene encoding transcription antitermination factor NusB, which encodes MAQRHLARTIALQTLTEWDFNKSVVKTKVSIEEITKRNLKEFAPENFEGKEFTESLIAKITDNLEKIDSYIQKYAPQWPIDQITLVDRNILRLGILELAILKEIPPKVAINEAIEIAKSFGGATSSKFVNGVLGAIFEDIEKETKPKNSDKTK
- a CDS encoding M50 family metallopeptidase, which encodes MSILLTIIGLSIVIFFHEFGHFIFARIFGVRVEEFGFGYPPRMFGWIKTDKNKWNFKFFWNKNIPKEADKKTIYSVNWIPFGGFNKLKGEMGGQEKDDWGAQKWWKKVLIGAGGVCMNFILAIILFSFCFSAGIPQAVEQTTGGGKIKEIIGIQISMVSPNSSAEKAGIKIGDVVLSIDGQEIKTVEGLQNYIKPKVNQTVKIKIKRNLQIIEKEVNVLPASQNFQDIEESYGVIGVGLANIAIVSYPWYQSIYEGFKTTFLLIGQWCYSLYLIFKTLIIKHHMIGQFVGPVGLAAMGGEVARVGFIYLVQFLAIISVAIGVSQFIPIPGLDGSRILFAFIEGIRKKPIKQETENFILTIGFYLLLVLAVLLTYQDLAHLFSKFFK
- the rpmF gene encoding 50S ribosomal protein L32, which codes for MALPNRKRSKSRKGVKQYQYRLKKNNLSKCSSCKKSIKPHCICPFCGCYNKKEIIAQKTKAKKGKK
- the proS gene encoding proline--tRNA ligase, whose translation is MRQNNFFTKTSKTDPKDAATFSHKFLVKAGYINQLTSGAWSLLPLGLRVYKKIENIIREEMNALGAEEILMPSLQPKELWLETGRWDTIDPPLFKVKDRHEKWLALGSTHEEVVTDLARTYIESYKDLPKAVYQIQNKFRNEMRPTGGLLRTREFIMKDLYSFHKSSEDLDDFYEKVKQAYFKIYDRCQLKAVAVEASSGSIGGSISNEFMILADSGEDKILVCPKCGWGANTEIGKDITECPKCSSKLEMKNAIEISHVFKLKTVYSQKMNLNFTDSDGQKKLVMMGCYGIGLQRLMATIIEASHDQNGIIWPASVSPFDVHLIGLDLDDKNIAEQAEKIYKKLSEKYEVLFDDRQDSAGAKFKDADLIGIPVRLVISKKTGDKVEYKERDKKECQLFTLEELLAKLK
- a CDS encoding rod shape-determining protein, whose product is MFKNFFGIFAKDIGIDLGTTNFRVYIRGKGLVFNEPSIVAINTRNDQIIAIGSNALKMVGKAPAHISIVKPLDHGIISDFEVTEKMLKSIIEKVQKETFTLLPRARVFTTIPLDVTEVEKKSLEDVILQAGGREVFLVERPMAAAIGARLPIHDSVGSLIVELGGGLSEMALISLHGVVTWKSLKIGGESLNKNIMNYAREKFNILLGEHTTEEVKIKIGSAFAHAPQEMKIKGRDLITGLPREIIMTDAQLREAMMPVLKTIAESIHDTIEATPPELVADIYERGLVLSGGGALLRGLDKLIQKRINIPIFVTDDPSTSVIRGLGLILEDYENLKDVIIPSARG